One window of Fusarium keratoplasticum isolate Fu6.1 chromosome 2, whole genome shotgun sequence genomic DNA carries:
- a CDS encoding BZIP domain-containing protein, with translation MVEPAQSEPQEAPSRKRSKTSDDNDGDRSKKRSRGRPRLDTKDETAQEASLQRRRTQIRLAQRAYRNRKDTAITSLEQKVRDLEQTNEDMGKEFMNFFDFVLAQGMLENAPEVARRLNDTTRKFLSFTRRNADDAAKEASTPAPAPAPDEREAQVEDRPQERHGSGSGSSSAPSDDFVPSNPSAAGPGPLETQLTTPPSLDPLQQQLTPPVTLPYEIITMPTAENASFPIYDTQASIPFSHNPFTSPPYPGIPSPSSYASHERTFGRRLQRATVEAGLRLVSMNNPPPHRYAAVFGFCLLFEPREAIIRRLTMVLSKSRKETLNNWKYPFTNLGGAGTFFSGPGGNGPQPGMNVPASEMPIGNQGLPEPLRPPELTGFSMGPFNSETESMRDDRIDIRMRMMHKGFEGDFFDADEVETYLRQRGIIIPENADFVDAEIDIGEFDGSPNLRPNPNMNNTANNSFFGGPQIPTSGPELFTVPQQGMGGAPHMWSSSIPTTLTPGTSSMTTTPLMAPTMGHDLGSLMPSMPPPDQQFNLELGSFMDPSYFPRAWTDSSWMKTKVTIDVNRLVAEMTSMAVCLGRTPGLRPKDVDKAVKSAIALTGQ, from the exons ATGGTCGAGCCAGCCCAGTCTGAGCCCCAAGAGGCCCCAAGCCGGAAGCGCTCCAAGACTTCTGATGATAATGATGGAGATCGGAGCAAGAAGCGCTCTAGAGGTCGGCCTAGGTTGGACACCAAAGATGAGACAGCACAAGAGGCAAGTCT CCAGCGCCGGCGTACCCAAATTCGCCTGGCCCAGCGAGCATATCGCAACCGCAAAGACACTGCCATCACCTCCCTTGAACAAAAGGTTAGGGACCTTGAGCAGACCAATGAGGATATGGGCAAGGAATTCATGAACTTCTTTGACTTTGTCCTAGCTCAAGGGATGCTCGAGAATGCTCCAGAGGTTGCACGACGCCTCAACGACACAACTCGCAAGTTCCTGTCTTTCACGCGCAGAAATGCCGACGATGCCGCTAAGGAGGCAAGCACTCCTGCTCCTGCCCCCGCTCCTGATGAAAGGGAGGCACAGGTTGAGGACCGCCCACAGGAGAGGCACGGTTCTGGTTCGGGCTCTTCTAGTGCACCGAGTGACGATTTTGTTCCTTCAAACCCATCAGCCGCCGGTCCTGGTCCTCTGGAAACCCAACTCACCACTCCACCAAGCTTGGACCCTCTGCAGCAGCAACTGACACCGCCTGTTACTTTACCGTACGAAATCATCACCATGCCGACAGCAGAGAACGCAAGTTTTCCAATTTACGATACCCAGGCCTCAATCCCCTTCAGCCACAACCCGTTTACCTCACCACCGTACCCCGGAATCCCTTCGCCATCTTCATATGCATCCCACGAGCGGACTTTTGGTCGCCGCCTCCAGAGAGCAACCGTCGAGGCTGGCCTCAGGCTGGTATCGATGAACAACCCTCCTCCCCACCGTTACGCAGCGGTGTTTGGGTTTTGCCTGTTGTTTGAGCCCAGGGAAGCCATCATCCGTCGTCTGACAATGGTGCTTAGCAAGTCAAGAAAAGAGACCTTGAACAACTGGAAGTACCCGTTCACAAATCTTGGTGGCGCGGGTACATTCTTCTCGGGCCCAGGAGGAAACGGGCCCCAGCCAGGAATGAACGTCCCTGCCAGCGAGATGCCTATTGGAAACCAAGGCTTACCAGAGCCTTTGAGGCCGCCAGAACTGACTGGCTTCTCGATGGGACCATTCAACTCAGAGACCGAGAGCATGAGAGATGACCGGATTGATATTCGGATGCGGATGATGCACAAGGGTTTCGAGGGAGACTTTTTTGACGCCGATGAGGTCGAGACCTATCTTCGCCAACGAGGTATCATCATCCCCGAAAACGCAGACTTTGTCGATGCTGAAATCGACATTGGAGAATTTGACGGTTCCCCGAATCTTCGACCCAACCCCAACATGAACAACACTGCCAACAATAGTTTCTTTGGCGGCCCACAAATACCAACTTCTGGCCCAGAGCTTTTCACCGTACCTCAACAAGGCATGGGTGGCGCACCTCACATGTGGTCAAGCAGTATACCAACGACTCTTACACCTGGAACCTCGTCCATGACAACGACGCCTCTTATGGCCCCAACGATGGGCCATGACTTGGGATCGCTAATGCCGAGTATGCCACCGCCTGATCAGCAATTTAACCTCGAATTGGGATCCTTCATGGACCCGTCATATTTCCCGCGAGCGTGGACGGACTCTAGCTGGATGAAGACCAAGGTGACGATTGATGTCAACCGACTTGTTGCTG AAATGACTAGCATGGCAGTTTGCTTAGGAAGGACACCAGGCTTGCGGCCCAAGGATGTTGACAAAGCAGTCAAATCCGCAATCGCATTGACGGGACAGTGA
- a CDS encoding Protein kinase domain-containing protein, which yields MGDWARGWTRVGQVGPSQHYGRPWAIEREHEELRIIDGWGNDDNWPGINKPLFSGPDAKRFDTKLAKLDDLGFGAFGRVEKVTYGSVYLARKRITRRRGRTIDDLRQECLTMEKLGDHRHIVKLVATYAPRSHELCLLIWPAAVCNLSILLEDLESLRLGDGDREDIMKRLDDLDIKDLSAIESTPEDQVLDSATKCPLEYLRSVVGCIARAMAYCHRNDVRHLDIKPSNILLKADRVYLADFGISKDVSGQDQTMTEGLPGTERWRAPELYAGHGSSMQFSDIYSLGLVFLNIATVLYNVRLEDFDNALRYPDKLSREEQLYDRERKLKAHLEKLTSHALVTPPFMFTYEGQETVRPRPIVNLISRMITSNPKSRLHADKIDDKLSMLGGIHQIYHGECCKRPISWVENKWDAKFAGLASLRKENDRLKKRVDELEGRDKTYELRLKHEREAHEQAITALQNKLKSMEEKCHMLEAEKVDKRKGAGRSPRPMMPRPARSSTLSLSSSIELEKSPKIRSTPTTPAPRPPLQPMSRSVQRFTAHRKAPQAPQNGSSPRPLNDLTPRASNEFPTSRSPSITNLSGYTLRSRGSGSKLPLPVTPNRSETPNFNRDQSLTDSSMASSVFSRNSIETTPTPVQGSPALNRNPIPLDSNKVPQWGQLPGLPPQPDERPTTPEPSSPAFTMPLSPMSSPRTLRSDLASEYGDYTRRPSLHSQQSQKSWAEVATDGETLRKMIGRPRAHSNRSNRSNRQLEVEQA from the exons ATGGGCGACTGGGCCCGCGGGTGGACTAGAGTCGGGCAAGTAGGCCCGTCTCAACATTATGGCCGTCCATGGGCGATCGAGCGCGAACACGAGGAGCTGAGAATCATTGATGGCTGGggcaacgacgacaactgGCCGGGCAT AAATAAGCCTCTGTTTAGTGGTCCTGATGCGAAGCGATTCGATACAAAACTTGCCAAACTCGATGACCTAGGATTCGGCGCCTTCGGTCGCGTCGAAAAGGTCACCTATGGATCAGTCTACCTAGCGCGGAAGCGAATTACTCGCCGACGAGGTCGCACCATCGACGATTTGCGCCAGGAGTGCCTGACCATGGAAAAGCTTGGCGACCACCGACATATCGTTAAACTGGTTGCTACTTATGCGCCCCGAAGCCACGAGTTGTGCTTGCTCATCTGGCCTGCTGCTGTCTGCAACCTAAGCATACTTTTGGAAGATCTGGAGTCTTTGCGACTCGGCGATGGAGATCGCGAGGATATCATGAAGCGACTGGATGATCTGGACATCAAGGACCTAAGCGCCATTGAGTCGACACCCGAAGATCAGGTGCTCGATTCCGCGACAAAATGCCCGCTTGAGTATCTGCGCAGCGTGGTCGGTTGCATTGCTCGCGCCATGGCCTACTGCCATCGGAACGATGTTAGGCACCTCGATATCAAACCATCCAACATCCTCCTCAAAGCGGACCGAGTCTACCTCGCCGACTTTGGCATCTCAAAGGACGTCAGTGGACAGGATCAAACCATGACAGAGGGGTTACCGGGAACCGAAAGATGGCGTGCGCCTGAGCTCTACGCCGGGCATGGCTCCAGCATGCAGTTTTCGGATATCTATTCCCTTGGTCTCGTCTTTCTCAACATAGCGACCGTTCTTTACAACGTCCGGTTGGAAGACTTCGATAACGCACTAAGATATCCCGATAAACTGTCACGAGAGGAACAACTATATGACCGGGAAAGGAAGTTGAAGGCACACTTGGAGAAGCTCACTTCTCATGCCTTGGTCACGCCCCCATTCATGTTCACTTATGAGGGCCAAGAAACAGTCAGACCAAGACCAATCGTCAACTTGATCTCTCGAATGATCACTTCAAATCCCAAGAGTCGACTACATGCCGACAAAATCGACGACAAGCTGTCAATGCTAGGCGGTATTCATCAAATCTACCATGGCGAGTGCTGCAAACGGCCGATATCATGGGTCGAGAATAAGTGGGATGCCAAGTTTGCGGGGCTGGCGAGTCTTCGAAAGGAGAATGATCgtctgaagaagagggtaGATGAACTCGAGGGACGAGACAAGACCTACGAACTTCGGCTCAAGCATGAACGTGAAGCGCATGAACAGGCTATCACCGCTCTCCAAAATAAGCTCAAGAGCATGGAGGAGAAATGCCACATGCTGGAGGCCGAAAAGGTTGATAAGAGGAAGGGTGCCGGCCGCAGTCCACGTCCGATGATGCCAAGACCGGCTCGAAGTAGCACTTTGTCTCTCTCATCGAGCATCGAGCTAGAAAAGTCGCCCAAAATACGATCAACGCCAACAACGCCAGCACCGAGACCTCCTCTCCAGCCCATGTCTCGCTCGGTGCAGCGTTTCACGGCGCATCGCAAAGCACCACAGGCTCCGCAGAACGGCTCCTCTCCCCGCCCCCTTAACGACTTGACACCCAGAGCCTCGAACGAGTTTCCGACCTCAAGGTCACCGAGTATCACTAACCTGTCGGGTTACACTTTGCGATCTCGCGGATCTGGCTCGAAGCTTCCTCTCCCTGTGACGCCAAACCGCAGCGAAACACCCAACTTCAATCGCGATCAAAGCTTGACGGACAGTAGCATGGCGTCCTCTGTATTCTCTCGAAACAGTATTGAGACCACTCCAACGCCTGTGCAGGGCAGCCCGGCGTTGAACCGCAACCCCATTCCTCTGGATTCTAACAAGGTGCCTCAATGGGGTCAACTCCCAGGATTGCCCCCACAGCCAGATGAGAGGCCAACGACCCCTGAACCGAGCAGCCCGGCCTTCACCATGCCACTCTCTCCCATGTCGTCACCCAGAACGCTCCGGTCAGATCTCGCCAGTGAATATGGGGATTATACTCGCCGACCCTCTTTACACTCGCAGCAGTCCCAGAAGAGTTGGGCTGAAGTAGCAACTGATGGCGAGACGCTTCGGAAGATGATCGGAAGACCGCGCGCCCACTCAAATAGGTCAAATCGATCGAATAGGCAATTGGAGGTGGAACAAGCTTGA
- a CDS encoding Complex1-LYR-dom domain-containing protein produces MFRQPFVPARNSRHRIAALALYRALIKTGKKVPLPKDLQHPGPTHPIAHIVRKRFVKNKPLASLRLVYNSMASGYKFLTLLTRGQTTDNFEHAQITQFLRQRNEASALSRSRAPPPSTRRQNPPLLTKVSPPDAPPEYKPTVRPLPKTAFVGERKVPTVANTSGGQVFLRIKKPQPRVLSRAVGRRSNLFRKDLLALLDIEEENLGSADEEDRWESLMNKQLAAEGFQDKAISDGTLGSYRWSEQLSKSWIESQLDRRWSDWVARGKAVNELVQQEKALAKAEERIPRPSPDDTEAATAARETLDKILEEARQKEAARNEETETKPFQDPFMAPLWVERVQELEKQQMFQGQFGGKPRKGGKKPDENFASKFPLDAFAAIKASRR; encoded by the exons ATGTTTCGCCAACCGTTCGTTCCAGCGCGCAATTCGCGGCACAGGATCGCCGCATTGGCATTATACCGCGCCTTAATAAAGACGGGAAAGAAAGTCCCGTTGCCCAAAGACCTCCAGCATCCCGGCCCGACGCATCCAATAGCCCACATTGTGAGGAAGCGATTCGTGAAAAATAAGCCACTTGCCAGTTTGAGGCTCGTGTATAATTCTATGGCTTCGGGATATAAA TTCCTCACATTATTGACAAGAGGCCAAACGACCGACAACTTCGAACACGCCCAGATCACCCAATTCCTACGACAACGAAACGAAGCATCAGCTCTATCCCGCTCCAGAgcccctcctccctcgacaCGAAGACAAAACCCTCCGCTTTTGACCAAAGTCTCCCCTCCTGATGCGCCACCAGAATACAAACCTACAGTCCGACCCCTCCCCAAAACCGCCTTTGTAGGCGAGCGCAAAGTTCCCACAGTCGCCAACACGAGCGGAGGCCAAGTATTTCTACGGATTAAGAAACCACAACCTAGGGTTCTGTCAAGAGCCGTCGGCAGGAGGTCCAATCTATTTAGAAAGGACTTGTTGGCACTTTTAGAcatcgaggaggaaaacCTTGGTTCcgctgatgaagaggatcGGTGGGAATCCCTCATGAACAAGCAGCTGGCTGCCGAAGGGTTCCAGGACAAGGCCATTAGCGACGGCACGTTAGGGTCTTACCGCTGGAGTGAGCAGTTGTCAAAATCATGGATCGAATCACAGCTTGACAGACGTTGGTCAGACTGGGTTGCCCGTGGCAAGGCAGTCAACGAGCTTGTTCAGCAAGAAAAGGCCTTGGCGAAGGCGGAGGAACGAATCCCACGTCCATCACCTGATGATACCGAAGCTGCAACTGCTGCGAGAGAAACTCTCGACAAGATTCTAGAGGAGGCTCGGCAGAAGGAGGCGGCACGGAATGAGGAAACAGAGACAAAGCCCTTCCAGGACCCGTTCATGGCTCCCCTGTGGGTGGAAAGGgtccaggagcttgagaaACAGCAGATGTTCCAAGGCCAATTTGGAGGCAAGCCTAGAAAGGGTGGAAAGAAGCCGGATGAAAATTTCGCGAGCAAGTTTCCCCTCGACGCGTTCGCGGCCATAAAGGCGTCTCGGAGGTAA